One genomic segment of Catenulispora sp. GP43 includes these proteins:
- a CDS encoding ROK family protein, producing the protein MIQAGAQTTRDLRRRSRATLLSCVYLGRATSRPELARLAGMSSAAVSNVVSDLIADGLVAEAGSVDSNGGRPRTVLAAQPGFGYAVGVDIGETHIHVVLFDWTLSTLATSTHEIRVGRLDPDVVVRLVVSGVRSLLDSTGVPHERLLGIGIGVPGAVQEGERGVVHAPTLGWSGVPLGDALRAELDAPILIDNCARTLGQAEAWRGAGRDARRAVVALWGVGVGAAIAEGSSLAESGSSSTSEWGHAVIEAHGRACRCGSHGCLEAYVGATAILDAYLEHPAGRPFAQDGTEARMAELAARAAGGDDEAATATLDDVAEYLGIGVGNLINMINPDQVILAGWVGEQLGPQLLPAIRAAAQRHALPYLFDQTRIGVGELGPGAVALGAATLPVARVLAAGGHVAA; encoded by the coding sequence GTGATCCAGGCTGGTGCGCAGACGACGCGCGATCTCCGTCGCCGCAGCCGTGCCACCCTGCTTTCCTGCGTCTACCTCGGGCGGGCGACGAGCCGGCCGGAACTGGCGCGGCTGGCCGGGATGAGCTCGGCGGCGGTCAGCAACGTCGTCTCCGACCTCATCGCCGACGGACTGGTGGCCGAGGCCGGGTCGGTGGACTCCAACGGCGGTCGGCCGCGGACCGTGCTCGCGGCGCAGCCGGGGTTCGGATACGCCGTCGGCGTGGACATCGGGGAGACCCACATCCACGTGGTGCTGTTCGACTGGACGCTGTCCACCCTGGCCACCTCCACCCACGAGATCCGGGTCGGACGCCTGGATCCGGACGTGGTGGTGCGGCTGGTCGTCTCCGGGGTGCGCTCACTGCTGGACAGCACCGGCGTCCCGCACGAGCGGCTGCTCGGCATCGGCATCGGGGTACCCGGCGCGGTGCAGGAGGGCGAGCGGGGCGTGGTCCACGCGCCGACGCTCGGCTGGTCCGGCGTGCCGCTGGGCGACGCACTGCGCGCCGAACTCGACGCCCCGATCCTCATCGACAACTGCGCCCGCACCCTCGGCCAGGCCGAGGCCTGGCGCGGCGCCGGCCGCGACGCGCGCCGCGCGGTCGTCGCCCTGTGGGGCGTCGGCGTCGGGGCGGCGATCGCCGAGGGCTCGTCGTTGGCCGAGAGCGGCTCCAGCTCGACCAGCGAGTGGGGGCACGCGGTGATCGAGGCCCACGGGCGGGCCTGCCGCTGCGGCTCGCACGGGTGTCTGGAGGCGTATGTCGGCGCCACCGCGATCTTGGACGCGTACCTGGAGCACCCCGCAGGCCGCCCCTTTGCCCAGGACGGGACCGAGGCCAGGATGGCCGAACTCGCGGCGCGCGCCGCCGGCGGCGACGACGAGGCGGCCACCGCGACCCTCGACGACGTCGCGGAGTACCTGGGCATCGGAGTCGGGAACCTCATCAACATGATCAACCCCGACCAGGTCATCCTCGCCGGCTGGGTCGGCGAGCAGCTCGGACCGCAGCTGCTGCCCGCGATCCGGGCCGCCGCGCAACGGCACGCCCTGCCGTACCTGTTCGACCAGACCCGGATCGGCGTCGGCGAACTGGGCCCCGGCGCGGTGGCACTGGGGGCGGCGACACTGCCGGTGGCGCGGGTGCTGGCGGCCGGCGGGCACGTCGCGGCCTGA
- a CDS encoding phosphatidylinositol-specific phospholipase C domain-containing protein, whose translation MTAPWLRRFTAGAATLGAAVLALAATIAPAAADTGSSPVSHSTVVGLHNTYDDGAEFPHLANALDAGTSMIELDTWTDVFTNEWKVSHSNPLGNNNNCVDAAKPADIYTGSANKDLGSCLDDVKYWLASHTTSGPLYIKLEMKQGFEADYGLGPSQLDALINAHLGSLVYRPADLLNGTYPNLDAAAKADAWPSRSALAGKVILYVIPGTVELANPFDTLHTDVEYGTYLKNLAAAGNVSQAAVFPCVLGAQTGDPRSQYSDTSIRPWFVVFDGDANTFVTSVDTSWYDTDHYILIMTDAQNVAPALSDTAPSQSDAQARVALLASKHASVVSTDWTGLPAVLSEVLPRG comes from the coding sequence ATGACAGCACCCTGGCTCCGCCGCTTCACGGCCGGCGCCGCGACGCTCGGCGCCGCCGTGCTCGCACTGGCCGCGACCATCGCGCCGGCCGCCGCGGACACCGGCTCGTCCCCGGTGTCCCACAGCACCGTGGTCGGCCTGCACAACACGTACGACGACGGGGCCGAGTTCCCGCACCTGGCCAACGCGCTGGACGCCGGGACGTCGATGATCGAGCTCGACACCTGGACCGACGTGTTCACGAACGAGTGGAAGGTGAGCCACAGCAACCCGCTGGGGAACAACAACAACTGCGTCGACGCCGCCAAGCCGGCCGACATCTACACCGGCTCGGCGAACAAGGACCTCGGGTCCTGCCTGGACGACGTCAAGTACTGGCTGGCCTCGCACACCACCTCCGGGCCGCTGTACATCAAGCTGGAGATGAAGCAGGGCTTCGAGGCCGACTACGGCCTGGGCCCCTCGCAGCTGGACGCGCTGATCAACGCCCACCTCGGCAGCCTGGTGTACCGGCCCGCGGACCTGCTCAACGGCACGTACCCGAACCTGGACGCGGCCGCGAAGGCCGACGCCTGGCCGTCCCGCTCGGCGCTGGCCGGCAAGGTCATCCTCTACGTCATCCCCGGCACGGTGGAGCTGGCCAACCCGTTCGACACCCTGCACACGGACGTCGAGTACGGCACGTACCTGAAGAACCTGGCGGCCGCCGGCAACGTGTCGCAGGCCGCCGTCTTCCCCTGCGTCCTGGGCGCGCAGACCGGCGACCCGCGCAGCCAGTACTCGGACACCTCGATCCGGCCGTGGTTCGTGGTCTTCGACGGCGACGCCAACACCTTCGTCACCAGCGTCGACACGTCGTGGTACGACACCGACCACTACATCCTGATCATGACCGACGCGCAGAACGTCGCCCCGGCGCTCAGCGACACCGCCCCGAGCCAGTCCGACGCCCAGGCCCGGGTGGCGCTGCTGGCGAGCAAGCACGCCAGTGTGGTCTCGACCGACTGGACCGGCCTGCCCGCGGTGCTGTCCGAGGTCCTGCCGCGCGGCTGA
- a CDS encoding S8 family serine peptidase — MHRATSGLVAAGAAVALSLALGVAAHAATVNADPAPAAIPHPVPVPVPAPGHHHFSAAVTRVGAATTLPDRVKRVEQALQSTSPQLQRAYDVAPLYQNHIDGTGLTIATLVAFGDKNAQSYLDQYDADNGLPAANLQTIEPAGAVPACTAPGVNTGDCQDWGGETDLDITMIHTLAPGAKILIIATPVSETEGITGFPELMSAMYYTVSHHLADVISMSMGTPEDDFASSAQLHGLDGHFKNATDNGVTVLASSGDDGADGMKLDGTTPWGKPVVSFPADEAYVTAVGGTVLSLDDNGNRTRPDSLWPESGGGVSHEFGIPSWQRTTAAATGAAGRALPDVTMEGTSGTSESAPLMAALVGLADQSAGRDLGLINPALYALGPNGSRSGVVDVTSGCNSTASVNGFCARGGYDIASGWGTIDAAKFVPALVTASTPGNSMRVDVWAKGAGHIRVMEKQQ, encoded by the coding sequence ATGCATCGGGCTACATCAGGGCTCGTAGCCGCCGGAGCGGCGGTCGCGCTGTCCCTCGCGCTGGGCGTCGCCGCGCACGCCGCCACCGTGAACGCCGACCCCGCGCCGGCCGCCATCCCGCACCCGGTACCCGTCCCCGTCCCGGCCCCCGGGCACCACCACTTCAGCGCCGCCGTGACCCGGGTCGGCGCCGCCACCACGCTCCCGGACCGGGTCAAGCGTGTCGAGCAGGCGCTGCAGTCGACGTCCCCGCAGCTGCAGCGGGCCTATGACGTCGCGCCGCTGTACCAGAACCACATCGACGGCACCGGCCTGACGATCGCCACGCTGGTGGCCTTCGGCGACAAGAACGCCCAGAGCTACCTCGACCAGTACGACGCGGACAACGGCCTGCCGGCGGCGAACCTGCAGACCATCGAGCCGGCCGGCGCGGTTCCGGCGTGCACCGCCCCCGGTGTGAACACCGGCGACTGCCAGGACTGGGGCGGCGAGACCGACCTCGACATCACGATGATCCACACGCTCGCCCCCGGCGCGAAGATCCTGATCATCGCCACGCCGGTCAGCGAGACCGAGGGCATCACCGGGTTCCCGGAGCTGATGTCCGCGATGTACTACACCGTGTCCCACCACCTCGCCGACGTCATCTCGATGAGCATGGGCACCCCCGAGGACGACTTCGCCAGCTCCGCGCAGCTGCACGGCCTGGACGGCCACTTCAAGAACGCCACCGACAACGGCGTGACGGTCCTGGCCTCCAGCGGCGACGACGGCGCCGACGGCATGAAGCTGGACGGCACCACGCCGTGGGGCAAGCCGGTGGTGTCCTTCCCCGCCGACGAGGCTTACGTCACCGCGGTCGGCGGCACGGTGCTATCGCTGGACGACAATGGCAACCGCACCCGGCCGGACAGCCTGTGGCCCGAATCCGGCGGCGGTGTCTCGCACGAGTTCGGGATCCCGTCCTGGCAGCGGACCACCGCCGCCGCGACCGGCGCCGCGGGCCGCGCGCTGCCGGACGTCACGATGGAGGGCACTTCCGGGACCTCGGAGTCCGCCCCGCTGATGGCCGCGCTCGTCGGCCTGGCCGACCAGTCTGCCGGGCGCGACCTGGGGCTGATCAACCCGGCGCTGTACGCCCTCGGGCCGAACGGGAGCCGATCGGGGGTGGTGGACGTGACCAGCGGGTGCAACTCGACGGCGAGCGTCAACGGGTTCTGTGCCAGGGGAGGGTACGACATCGCCTCGGGATGGGGGACGATCGACGCCGCGAAGTTCGTGCCGGCGCTCGTCACCGCGTCCACGCCGGGCAACAGCATGCGGGTCGATGTCTGGGCGAAGGGCGCCGGACACATCCGCGTGATGGAGAAGCAGCAGTGA
- a CDS encoding SAM-dependent methyltransferase, translating to MTNEVRAGQAPKEDDYPAVDLRMDVPHSARVYDYLIGGKTNFEADRIAAKASVEAWPALPVSMRTTRDFMQRAVRHLTEEYGVRQFLDIGTGIPTSPNVHEIAQAIAPEVRVAYVDNDPIVLTHARALMSSTAEGATCYVDADFRDPESIIDNPRLREVLDFSKPVALSLIAIVHFVLDSDDPQGTVRRFMDALVPGSFLALTVFTGDTDPVGVGGVSREYNARGIPLQVRDKGETEAFFEGFELLDPGVALVHHWRPDAGAAPIRDQDIAMYAGVAIKR from the coding sequence ATGACGAACGAGGTCCGGGCCGGGCAGGCGCCGAAAGAGGACGACTACCCCGCGGTGGACCTGCGGATGGACGTGCCGCACTCGGCGCGCGTCTACGACTACCTGATCGGCGGCAAGACCAACTTCGAGGCGGACCGGATCGCCGCCAAGGCCTCGGTCGAGGCCTGGCCGGCCCTGCCGGTCTCGATGCGGACCACCCGCGACTTCATGCAGCGCGCGGTGCGCCACCTGACCGAGGAGTACGGCGTCCGGCAGTTCCTGGACATCGGCACCGGCATCCCCACCTCCCCGAACGTGCATGAGATCGCCCAGGCCATCGCCCCGGAGGTGCGCGTGGCCTACGTCGACAACGACCCGATCGTGCTGACCCATGCCAGGGCCCTGATGTCCAGCACCGCGGAGGGCGCCACCTGCTACGTGGACGCGGACTTCCGCGACCCGGAGTCGATCATCGACAACCCCCGGCTGCGCGAGGTCCTGGACTTCTCCAAGCCGGTGGCGCTGTCGCTGATCGCGATCGTGCACTTCGTGCTGGACTCCGACGACCCGCAGGGCACCGTGCGCCGTTTCATGGACGCGCTGGTCCCGGGCAGCTTCCTGGCGCTGACGGTCTTCACCGGCGACACCGACCCGGTCGGCGTCGGCGGCGTCAGCCGGGAGTACAACGCCCGCGGGATCCCGCTGCAGGTGCGCGACAAGGGCGAGACCGAGGCCTTCTTCGAGGGCTTCGAACTGCTCGACCCCGGTGTCGCGCTGGTGCACCACTGGCGGCCGGACGCCGGCGCGGCGCCGATCCGCGACCAGGACATCGCGATGTACGCGGGTGTGGCGATCAAGCGTTAA
- a CDS encoding B3/4 domain-containing protein, whose amino-acid sequence MYFQHAEAIRSEFPGLAAAALTTSGITTAPDVAEQVDRFTAIAKDRLAGGTESDLAEIKAWRQAFAKMGLKPTQYRCASEALLRRLRKEGDLPRIHPLIDLCNAVSVAYAIPVAALDLDQISGDLEVRHAGGDEVYHTFGSTTENPEPGEVIFADAAGRSHARRWTNRQSGLSAVRPATSRVLIVAEALHDSAAEDVAALMKTLAEELAAAWETTPAAALLSAAAPRFEA is encoded by the coding sequence ATGTACTTCCAGCACGCCGAAGCCATCCGGTCGGAGTTCCCGGGCCTGGCCGCCGCCGCCCTGACCACCTCCGGTATCACCACCGCGCCCGATGTCGCCGAGCAGGTCGACCGCTTCACGGCGATCGCGAAGGACCGCCTGGCCGGCGGCACCGAGTCCGACCTGGCCGAGATCAAGGCCTGGCGCCAGGCCTTCGCCAAGATGGGCCTGAAGCCCACGCAGTACCGCTGCGCCTCCGAAGCCTTGCTGCGCCGCCTGCGCAAGGAGGGCGACCTGCCCCGTATCCATCCCCTGATCGACCTGTGCAACGCGGTCTCGGTCGCATATGCGATCCCGGTCGCCGCCCTGGACCTGGACCAGATCTCCGGGGACCTGGAGGTCCGGCACGCGGGCGGCGACGAGGTCTACCACACCTTCGGCAGCACGACCGAGAACCCGGAGCCCGGCGAGGTGATCTTCGCCGACGCCGCCGGCCGGTCGCACGCCCGCCGCTGGACCAACCGGCAGAGCGGCCTGTCGGCGGTCCGCCCGGCCACCTCCCGGGTCCTGATCGTCGCCGAGGCGCTGCACGATTCGGCGGCCGAGGACGTCGCCGCCCTGATGAAGACGCTGGCCGAGGAGCTGGCCGCGGCCTGGGAGACGACGCCGGCCGCCGCGCTGCTCAGCGCGGCGGCACCACGGTTCGAAGCCTGA
- a CDS encoding phosphocholine-specific phospholipase C: MAPVSRRTFLGSAAALGATLGLESLPGSISQAAATGTGTIRDVKHVVVLMQENRSFDHYFGSLQGVRGFADRATVQIAGGYSVFNQPNGSGRQYPWQLSDTNTWWFGTSKEDLAQCDGSLDHSWSTQHSAWNGGKMDNWVSAKGSNRTMGFLNRSDIPFHYALADAYTVCDAYHCSILSATGPNRTYLWSGMIDPNGTAGGPAYDGGSESNLSWQTYAEALQNAGVSWRVYQNASDNFGDNALAYFKQFTGAATSSPLYQRGMSSVPSTGSTPDDIAAAIKADVLGGTLPQVSWVVASQAFSEHPDAPPNDGAHFVNLVIQALAADPATFDSTVLFLNYDENDGFFDHVPPPVAPSGTANESTQGAPIGLGFRVPMVVVSPWTRGGWVDSQVYDHTSVLRFLETWTAALGTPATCSNISAWRRQVCGDLTGAFDFANPVSGLPSLPATSTVIGQSFCNAQTNPSPANNALPTQESGTRPARALPYQPNAWVDHLEYDANGQILIWLEMANQGPQATAAAHFSAYANAYRTGGPWQYTVNAYSNGTDGSVKDFFNIGTNYGNGQYDLTVVGPNRFLRRFTGNANGSGATAEAGTYYAPAPNTGQQAVWFSMKNTGTSTVTFTITSTNYRTDGPWTYQVAAGATVSDYFNAVAYNNGWYDFTVTVSSDSSWSRRATGHLETGAASITG, from the coding sequence GTGGCGCCCGTTTCCCGCCGCACCTTCCTCGGCTCCGCCGCCGCCCTCGGCGCGACCCTCGGCCTGGAGTCCCTGCCCGGCTCGATATCGCAGGCCGCTGCCACCGGCACGGGGACGATCCGCGACGTCAAGCACGTCGTGGTGCTGATGCAGGAGAACCGCAGCTTCGACCACTACTTCGGGAGTCTGCAGGGGGTGCGCGGGTTCGCCGACCGCGCGACGGTGCAGATCGCCGGCGGCTACTCGGTGTTCAACCAGCCCAACGGCTCCGGGCGGCAGTACCCGTGGCAGCTGTCGGACACCAACACCTGGTGGTTCGGGACCAGCAAGGAAGACCTCGCGCAGTGCGACGGGTCGCTGGACCACAGCTGGTCCACGCAGCATTCCGCCTGGAACGGCGGCAAGATGGACAACTGGGTCTCGGCCAAGGGATCCAACCGGACCATGGGCTTCCTGAACCGCTCGGACATCCCGTTCCACTACGCGCTCGCCGACGCCTACACGGTCTGCGACGCCTACCACTGCTCGATCCTGTCGGCGACCGGCCCGAACCGCACCTACCTGTGGTCCGGCATGATCGACCCGAACGGCACCGCCGGCGGCCCGGCGTACGACGGCGGCTCGGAGTCGAACCTGAGCTGGCAGACCTACGCCGAGGCGCTGCAGAACGCCGGGGTGTCCTGGCGGGTGTACCAGAACGCGAGCGACAACTTCGGCGACAACGCGCTGGCCTACTTCAAGCAGTTCACCGGCGCGGCCACCTCCAGCCCGCTCTACCAGCGCGGCATGTCCTCGGTGCCCTCCACCGGCTCCACGCCGGACGACATCGCCGCGGCGATCAAGGCCGACGTGCTCGGCGGGACGCTGCCGCAGGTGTCGTGGGTGGTGGCCAGCCAGGCGTTCTCCGAGCACCCCGACGCGCCGCCGAACGACGGCGCGCACTTCGTGAACCTGGTCATCCAGGCCCTGGCCGCGGACCCGGCGACGTTCGACAGCACCGTGCTGTTCCTGAACTACGACGAGAACGACGGCTTCTTCGACCACGTCCCGCCGCCGGTCGCGCCGTCCGGCACGGCGAACGAGAGCACCCAGGGCGCCCCGATCGGCCTGGGCTTCCGGGTCCCGATGGTCGTGGTCTCCCCGTGGACCCGCGGCGGCTGGGTCGACTCGCAGGTCTACGACCACACCTCGGTGCTCCGCTTCCTGGAGACCTGGACCGCCGCCCTGGGCACCCCGGCGACGTGTTCGAACATCAGCGCCTGGCGCCGCCAGGTCTGCGGCGACCTCACCGGCGCCTTCGACTTCGCCAACCCGGTCAGCGGCCTGCCGAGCCTGCCCGCCACCAGCACGGTGATCGGGCAGTCGTTCTGCAACGCGCAGACCAACCCGAGCCCGGCGAACAACGCGCTGCCGACGCAGGAGAGCGGCACCCGGCCCGCGCGGGCGCTGCCGTACCAGCCGAACGCCTGGGTGGACCACCTCGAGTACGACGCCAACGGGCAGATCCTGATCTGGCTGGAGATGGCGAACCAGGGCCCGCAGGCCACCGCCGCCGCGCACTTCTCGGCGTACGCGAACGCCTACCGCACCGGCGGGCCCTGGCAGTACACCGTCAACGCCTACAGCAACGGCACCGACGGCAGCGTCAAGGACTTCTTCAACATCGGGACCAACTACGGCAACGGCCAGTACGACCTGACCGTCGTCGGCCCGAACCGCTTCCTGCGGCGCTTCACCGGCAACGCCAACGGCAGCGGCGCCACCGCCGAGGCCGGCACGTACTACGCCCCGGCGCCGAACACCGGGCAGCAGGCGGTGTGGTTCTCGATGAAGAACACCGGTACGAGCACGGTGACGTTCACGATCACCTCGACCAACTACCGGACCGACGGTCCGTGGACGTACCAGGTGGCCGCCGGGGCGACCGTCAGCGACTACTTCAACGCGGTCGCGTACAACAACGGGTGGTACGACTTCACGGTCACCGTGAGCTCGGACTCTTCGTGGAGCCGCCGGGCGACCGGGCACCTGGAGACCGGGGCGGCGAGCATCACCGGCTGA
- a CDS encoding FUSC family protein, which produces MGWLSKVFALNPAGLNWPRGVWFLDVAMVPLFILWAIGYEQYLLSALFGLLFSALSDPGGAYANRAWRIAVFGLFGAGVTALGFGIGGQAWGWLALVTFAVTLVAGLGAAFGVRRFVVALLLNIWFIITVAVSFGLHHHVRITSYTWAQVLAWVGGTALWIVTTFLAWLIGGRRDRPQPFEELPGDTTRRPLTKPLVMFAVIRALVMGATVALAFGLDLSHGSWMPIAAIVALKPSLEQSTLVAAQRLAGALMGAVVAALLLLVPASEHGLKLFSVLRGLEVVALLLLMHGVAIRFLSYAFYCAAIAAGVLILLDLPQPSNYAAEGYRVLWTLCGAGFAVLVMLLAGLLAKRTAAKHPAS; this is translated from the coding sequence ATGGGCTGGCTGTCGAAGGTGTTCGCGCTCAACCCCGCGGGGCTCAACTGGCCGCGCGGGGTGTGGTTCCTGGACGTCGCCATGGTGCCGTTGTTCATCCTCTGGGCGATCGGCTACGAGCAGTACCTTCTGAGCGCGTTGTTCGGTCTGCTGTTCTCAGCCCTGAGCGACCCCGGTGGCGCCTATGCGAACCGTGCGTGGCGTATCGCCGTCTTCGGGCTGTTCGGCGCGGGTGTGACCGCACTGGGGTTCGGCATCGGCGGTCAGGCCTGGGGCTGGCTCGCACTCGTGACCTTCGCGGTCACGCTCGTGGCCGGCTTGGGGGCCGCGTTCGGTGTGCGCAGGTTCGTCGTCGCACTGCTTCTCAACATCTGGTTCATCATCACGGTCGCGGTGTCGTTCGGCCTGCACCATCACGTCCGCATCACCAGTTACACCTGGGCTCAGGTGCTCGCCTGGGTCGGGGGAACGGCGTTGTGGATCGTCACGACGTTCCTGGCCTGGCTGATCGGCGGGCGTCGGGACCGGCCCCAGCCGTTCGAGGAGCTCCCCGGTGACACCACGCGCCGGCCGCTGACCAAGCCGTTGGTCATGTTCGCGGTGATCCGTGCGCTGGTCATGGGCGCCACCGTCGCACTCGCGTTCGGGCTGGACCTGTCGCACGGCTCCTGGATGCCGATCGCGGCCATCGTCGCGCTGAAGCCGAGCTTGGAGCAGTCCACCCTCGTGGCCGCCCAGCGTCTTGCCGGGGCGCTGATGGGCGCCGTCGTCGCCGCGTTGTTGCTGCTGGTGCCCGCCAGCGAACACGGACTCAAGCTCTTCTCGGTGCTGCGCGGACTAGAAGTAGTCGCACTCCTTCTGTTGATGCATGGGGTGGCCATCCGCTTCTTGAGCTACGCGTTCTATTGCGCGGCCATCGCCGCGGGAGTCCTGATCCTGCTGGACCTTCCGCAGCCTTCGAACTACGCCGCCGAGGGCTACCGGGTGCTGTGGACGCTGTGCGGCGCGGGGTTCGCCGTGCTCGTCATGCTGCTCGCGGGCCTGCTCGCCAAGCGCACCGCGGCGAAGCACCCGGCCTCATAG
- a CDS encoding ABC transporter ATP-binding protein, whose amino-acid sequence MFRLLENSADPFRPDRHNPGTPPAAARRFLTREFRPLRTVVLFALATTVASAAIEVWLIGYAGRLVDVLTATSRDRFWPEHGRGLVLAAVLVVIVRPLIHVCGEGLDDIAFRVNAQSLARWRLHRYVSRQSVGWFRDDLAGRIATWVRDGGTAAATASYAVIHTLVSVAVYLAGSVWLIASIDPRLVLPLAAWIVLYSALLVWLVPRYRAAHERMQETESELTGLLVDTYANADTLALFPDREADDRRVFAAARRAYLDVQRVEVTINASMTALGGGLLVGLVGYGIVLWQAGAAAIGLVAAASALSLRITSMGEWLLDALSDMFGALGQLDRSLRTVAQPLAVEDSPNAVILPPAKGRIRFEGVSHHYGRGAGGLDRLSLDVAAGERVGLVGRSGAGKSTVVSLLLRFYEAESGTIWIDGHRIADVTQDSLRRQFAVVAQEATLLHRSVRENIAGGIASDDAAVEAAARQAAADGFIAALRDAQGRRGYDALVGERGIRLSGGQRQRVALARAVHRDAPILILDEATSALDSEVEAAIQETLGEVMEGRTVIAIAHRLSTIARMDRIVVLDAGRIVEEGTHEALLARDGLYATLWSRQSGGFL is encoded by the coding sequence CTGTTCCGTCTGTTGGAGAACTCTGCTGACCCCTTCCGTCCCGACCGCCACAATCCCGGCACCCCGCCCGCGGCGGCCCGGCGGTTCCTGACCCGCGAGTTCCGGCCGCTGCGCACGGTCGTCCTGTTCGCCCTGGCCACCACGGTCGCCAGCGCCGCGATCGAGGTGTGGCTCATCGGGTACGCCGGCCGCCTGGTCGATGTGCTCACCGCGACCAGCCGGGACCGGTTCTGGCCCGAACACGGCCGCGGCCTGGTCCTGGCCGCGGTGCTGGTGGTGATCGTCAGGCCGCTGATCCACGTCTGCGGCGAGGGGCTGGACGACATCGCCTTCCGGGTCAACGCCCAGTCGCTGGCGCGCTGGCGGCTGCACCGCTACGTCTCGCGCCAGTCGGTGGGCTGGTTCCGCGACGACCTCGCCGGCCGCATCGCCACCTGGGTCCGCGACGGCGGCACGGCCGCCGCCACAGCCTCCTACGCCGTCATCCACACGCTGGTGTCGGTGGCGGTCTACCTGGCCGGGTCGGTGTGGCTGATCGCGTCGATCGACCCGCGGCTGGTGCTCCCGCTCGCGGCGTGGATCGTGCTGTACTCGGCGCTGCTGGTGTGGCTCGTCCCGCGCTATCGGGCGGCCCACGAGCGCATGCAGGAGACCGAGTCCGAGCTCACCGGGCTGCTCGTGGACACCTACGCCAACGCCGACACCCTGGCGCTGTTCCCGGACCGCGAGGCAGACGACCGGCGGGTCTTCGCCGCCGCGCGCCGCGCGTACCTGGACGTGCAGCGCGTCGAGGTGACCATCAACGCGAGCATGACGGCACTGGGCGGCGGGCTGCTGGTCGGCCTGGTCGGCTACGGCATCGTGCTGTGGCAGGCCGGCGCGGCGGCGATCGGGCTGGTCGCGGCGGCCTCGGCGCTCAGCCTGCGCATCACGTCGATGGGGGAGTGGCTGCTCGACGCGCTCTCGGACATGTTCGGCGCGCTCGGGCAGCTGGACCGGTCGCTGCGCACCGTCGCGCAGCCGCTGGCCGTCGAGGATTCGCCGAACGCTGTCATCCTCCCGCCGGCCAAGGGACGCATCCGGTTCGAGGGCGTCAGCCATCACTACGGACGCGGCGCCGGCGGGCTGGACCGCCTGAGCCTGGACGTCGCCGCCGGCGAGCGCGTCGGCCTGGTCGGCCGGTCCGGGGCGGGCAAGTCGACGGTCGTCAGCCTGCTGCTGCGGTTCTACGAGGCCGAGTCCGGCACGATCTGGATCGACGGCCACCGCATCGCCGACGTCACCCAGGACAGCCTGCGGCGGCAGTTCGCCGTCGTGGCCCAGGAGGCGACGCTGCTGCACCGCTCGGTGCGCGAGAACATCGCCGGCGGCATCGCCTCCGACGACGCGGCGGTCGAGGCGGCGGCCCGGCAGGCCGCCGCCGACGGGTTCATCGCGGCGTTGCGCGACGCGCAGGGGCGGCGCGGCTATGACGCGCTGGTCGGGGAACGCGGGATCCGCCTGTCCGGAGGGCAGCGGCAGCGGGTCGCCCTGGCCCGCGCCGTGCACCGCGACGCGCCGATCCTGATCCTGGACGAGGCCACCTCGGCGCTCGACTCCGAGGTCGAGGCGGCCATCCAGGAAACCCTCGGCGAGGTGATGGAGGGCCGCACCGTGATCGCGATCGCGCACCGCCTGTCGACGATCGCCCGCATGGACCGCATCGTGGTGCTCGACGCCGGGCGGATCGTCGAGGAGGGCACGCACGAGGCGCTGCTGGCGCGCGACGGGCTCTACGCCACCTTGTGGTCGCGGCAGTCCGGCGGGTTCTTGTAG
- a CDS encoding potassium channel family protein → MTARAGSAGQDQAAARPPVSRLVWTIVRVVGSIVAIGALYYVLPLDHSSTSLTVAMLVIGLVGFVVLVALQVGGIVRSRYPALRAVESLATSVPFFLLLFAATYVALANLVPASFGEHLTHTDGLYFTVTIFSTVGFGDITAKTETARLVVTGQMLTDLIIYGVAIKVFVRAVRRGQQRKAGPDSSQSDDDE, encoded by the coding sequence ATGACCGCCCGCGCCGGCAGCGCCGGCCAGGACCAGGCCGCGGCCCGGCCCCCCGTGAGCAGGCTCGTTTGGACGATCGTGCGGGTGGTGGGGTCGATCGTGGCGATCGGGGCCCTGTACTACGTACTGCCGTTGGACCACTCCAGCACTTCACTCACCGTCGCCATGCTCGTGATCGGGCTGGTCGGGTTCGTCGTCCTGGTCGCCTTGCAGGTCGGTGGGATCGTCCGATCCCGGTATCCGGCGTTGCGGGCCGTGGAGTCGCTGGCCACCAGCGTCCCGTTCTTCCTGCTGCTGTTCGCCGCCACATACGTCGCACTGGCCAACCTGGTGCCTGCCAGCTTCGGCGAGCACCTCACCCACACCGATGGGCTCTACTTCACCGTCACCATCTTCTCCACCGTCGGGTTCGGCGACATCACCGCCAAAACCGAGACGGCGCGGCTGGTGGTCACCGGCCAGATGCTCACCGACCTGATCATCTACGGCGTGGCCATCAAGGTCTTCGTGCGCGCGGTCCGACGCGGCCAGCAGCGCAAAGCAGGCCCGGACAGCTCCCAGAGCGACGACGACGAATGA